One part of the Chryseobacterium mulctrae genome encodes these proteins:
- a CDS encoding TlpA family protein disulfide reductase: MKNIFCRGLLSLVFTLVAANTSFAQNKSLKVGESLPESFWTKPLQVVNHQQKTFSFTADKDKLILLDFWATWCSACLKKFPQMEELKKKFGDKINIIAVTDQDGATIEKFFGSANGQRYKSVLSVVDDKMLNQMFPHTAVPFIVWIKDGKIINTTDGGQVNEQTITEVLKNETSSLQTVIQIDRKRPLMLSDNFELEKLSNILGYNLFAKGRIRAIPFGSGFHRDGEIIYGRQFTNFSLMNIYRGISYELFREFGDKFSDKRLINLLKNPEAIDFNTTTGGNFEKLYSIEYIVPKEEANNLYTRMLRYVNEIPIMLGISKRKLLNA; the protein is encoded by the coding sequence ATGAAAAATATTTTTTGCAGGGGACTTTTGTCCCTTGTTTTTACACTTGTGGCAGCCAACACATCCTTTGCTCAAAACAAATCTCTTAAAGTAGGAGAATCTCTTCCCGAAAGCTTCTGGACAAAGCCTCTACAAGTAGTCAACCACCAACAAAAAACCTTCAGCTTTACCGCAGATAAAGACAAGCTCATCCTGCTGGATTTCTGGGCTACCTGGTGCAGTGCCTGTCTGAAGAAATTCCCACAAATGGAAGAACTCAAAAAGAAATTCGGTGATAAGATTAACATAATAGCAGTAACCGACCAAGACGGGGCAACGATTGAAAAATTCTTTGGCTCTGCCAACGGACAGCGTTACAAAAGTGTTTTATCAGTCGTGGACGACAAAATGCTAAATCAGATGTTTCCTCATACTGCTGTCCCTTTTATTGTTTGGATAAAAGACGGAAAAATCATCAATACCACAGATGGCGGACAAGTCAATGAACAAACCATTACAGAGGTATTGAAAAATGAAACATCTTCTTTGCAGACGGTCATTCAGATAGATAGAAAACGTCCGCTGATGCTTTCTGATAATTTTGAACTGGAAAAACTGAGTAACATTTTAGGTTATAATCTTTTCGCTAAAGGAAGAATACGGGCAATTCCATTTGGTTCAGGGTTTCATAGAGATGGAGAAATCATTTATGGAAGACAGTTTACCAATTTTTCCTTAATGAATATCTACAGAGGTATTTCGTATGAATTATTTCGAGAGTTCGGAGATAAATTTTCGGATAAACGTCTGATAAATCTTTTAAAAAATCCCGAAGCCATCGATTTCAATACTACAACCGGTGGGAATTTTGAGAAGCTGTACAGCATTGAATACATTGTTCCAAAAGAAGAAGCTAATAATCTATACACTAGAATGCTTAGGTATGTCAATGAAATTCCAATTATGTTGGGAATATCGAAAAGAAAACTGTTAAATGCTTAG
- a CDS encoding type II toxin-antitoxin system HipA family toxin: MKIAIKEIKVGLNFGSGIQPVGRLAIRNGIIYFQYDEEFLQTNLEISPIKLPLQRDVIELPRDPFEGLAGVFNDSLPDGWGRLLFDRMLRSEGISSSDISPLDRLAYVGLHGMGALIYEPDQSPDSSNEMIDLDVLATQTEDVLQGDSEEVIAELLALNGSSAGARPKALIGVDAERKNISYGANLLSDNFEPWMVKFPNSLDGKDAGSIEYIYALMAVDAGIKMPEVHLFPSQKGNGYFAVKRFDREGNKRLHMHTVSGLVHSNFRFPSLDYEDLLSLTSVLTKDIREVEKMFRLAVFNVMAHNRDDHAKNFSFLMNEFGEWKLSPAYDLTFSSGPGGEQSTMVMGEGRNITVKHLTKLGKEAKLSKEFIENVIEQTTSALRKWSNLSEDFGVSKSNKELISRLIKTF, encoded by the coding sequence ATGAAAATAGCCATCAAAGAAATAAAAGTAGGATTGAATTTTGGTTCTGGAATTCAACCCGTTGGACGTTTGGCAATTCGTAATGGCATCATCTATTTTCAATACGATGAAGAATTTCTGCAAACCAATTTAGAAATTTCACCTATAAAACTTCCTTTGCAACGAGACGTAATAGAGCTTCCAAGAGATCCTTTCGAAGGTTTGGCTGGTGTTTTCAATGATAGTTTGCCCGACGGTTGGGGAAGATTGCTCTTTGATCGTATGCTTCGCTCGGAAGGAATTTCTTCATCTGATATTTCACCACTTGACCGTTTAGCGTACGTTGGATTGCACGGTATGGGCGCATTGATTTATGAGCCGGATCAAAGTCCAGATAGTAGTAATGAGATGATTGATTTGGACGTGTTGGCTACTCAAACAGAAGACGTTTTGCAAGGTGATTCAGAAGAAGTGATCGCAGAACTTTTGGCTTTGAACGGATCCTCTGCTGGAGCACGACCAAAAGCATTGATCGGCGTTGATGCAGAGAGAAAAAATATATCCTACGGAGCGAATTTGTTAAGCGATAATTTTGAACCTTGGATGGTGAAATTTCCAAACTCATTAGATGGAAAAGATGCTGGATCAATAGAATACATTTACGCTTTAATGGCTGTAGATGCAGGAATTAAAATGCCTGAAGTCCATTTGTTTCCGTCACAAAAAGGTAATGGCTATTTTGCTGTAAAGCGTTTTGATAGAGAAGGAAATAAGCGTCTCCATATGCATACGGTGAGTGGACTCGTTCATAGTAATTTTAGGTTTCCGTCTCTTGATTATGAAGATTTATTATCATTGACGAGTGTTTTAACCAAAGACATTCGAGAAGTAGAAAAAATGTTTCGGTTAGCAGTTTTCAATGTTATGGCGCACAATAGAGACGACCATGCTAAGAATTTTTCGTTTCTGATGAATGAATTTGGAGAATGGAAATTATCACCCGCTTACGACCTTACTTTCTCATCTGGACCAGGTGGAGAACAAAGCACTATGGTAATGGGAGAAGGACGAAATATTACCGTCAAACATCTTACTAAATTAGGAAAGGAAGCTAAACTATCAAAAGAATTCATAGAGAATGTTATTGAGCAAACAACTTCTGCACTTCGTAAATGGTCAAATTTATCAGAAGATTTTGGAGTTAGTAAATCCAACAAAGAATTGATAAGTAGATTAATTAAAACATTTTAA
- a CDS encoding helix-turn-helix transcriptional regulator, with the protein MTELELIKSQKAVGYRIFELRKKIINTETGNPISQDELGLRTGLTKKTIGELERGNTNPEFKTLLIICKELNVTLREFFDFDVNEYFKLSQLKRY; encoded by the coding sequence ATGACAGAATTAGAACTTATCAAATCGCAAAAGGCTGTTGGTTACAGAATTTTCGAATTACGAAAAAAGATAATCAATACTGAGACTGGCAATCCTATTTCACAAGATGAATTAGGACTAAGGACTGGTTTGACAAAAAAGACTATAGGGGAGTTAGAAAGGGGGAATACTAATCCTGAATTCAAGACATTACTAATAATTTGTAAAGAGTTAAATGTTACTCTCAGAGAGTTTTTTGATTTTGATGTCAATGAATATTTTAAGCTCTCGCAATTAAAGCGTTACTAA
- a CDS encoding DUF1826 domain-containing protein: MSNTFSDNNQVGVVSSFPELINTKFKGTVNAICWTRSLNGDFEEIVSKLQLKENITEVSIEDLLALELSEKGMLAREIILNDLELLTDFGALPSLNLLKNYERDEDFDFISTDVYSFHVDRSPIGTDTFLCTYHGAASDIIPNDHVEQKILIPEIREKLKELHDGPEEELEDFFKENFFDLHYEAKPDAIPTNLGIGNLWRLAVDHPSQELLPCVHRAPVENDGEYRLLLIC; encoded by the coding sequence ATGAGCAATACATTTTCTGATAACAATCAAGTTGGAGTAGTTTCTTCTTTTCCCGAATTAATAAACACCAAATTCAAAGGAACGGTGAATGCAATCTGCTGGACTCGAAGTTTGAATGGAGATTTTGAAGAAATTGTTTCTAAGCTTCAATTAAAAGAGAACATTACAGAAGTTTCTATTGAAGATCTTTTAGCTTTAGAACTATCAGAAAAAGGAATGTTAGCAAGAGAAATTATTTTAAATGACTTAGAGCTATTAACAGATTTCGGAGCATTGCCGTCCCTCAATTTGCTTAAAAACTACGAACGAGATGAAGATTTTGATTTCATTTCGACAGATGTATATTCTTTTCATGTAGATCGTTCGCCAATTGGTACCGATACTTTTTTATGTACTTATCACGGCGCAGCAAGCGATATTATACCTAACGATCATGTTGAACAAAAAATTCTGATACCAGAAATCAGAGAAAAGCTTAAAGAGCTACACGACGGACCAGAGGAAGAGTTAGAAGACTTTTTTAAAGAAAACTTTTTCGATCTTCATTATGAGGCAAAACCTGATGCAATTCCAACAAATTTAGGAATAGGAAATCTTTGGCGATTGGCGGTAGATCATCCTTCACAAGAGCTTTTACCTTGTGTTCACAGAGCTCCTGTTGAAAATGATGGGGAATATCGATTGCTTTTGATTTGTTGA
- a CDS encoding AAA family ATPase: MAESKGEKIEYKNINKALGKFAEVALQNYQDSKKEVSQISKEKWIDEQFDYFVEKIAEDLNNEKYFKLTDNVNIVDLEEDAFLYIGANWKGYEHRMLFKDIKKAYFDGNSIRKDLSQNMNISGSARQHATYYVLILQAFLKFIKDKTIPEIDTLKVVEKPYILIIDEINRANLSSVLGELIYALEYRGKTVDSMYAVEDSTLQNKNQIILPPNLYIIGTMNKADRSVGHIDYAIRRRFAFVDVLPKKLADEKIIFKDDIFKIVSELFIKNYDQYISDEMVDLIPADTLFSDFKPQDVWLGHSYFIQKKDKNDKGEEILIPEKFSTRIQYEIIPILEEYIKDGILKESAREVIKTLKANAESA; the protein is encoded by the coding sequence GTGGCAGAATCCAAAGGAGAAAAAATTGAGTACAAAAATATAAATAAAGCCCTCGGTAAGTTTGCCGAAGTTGCTTTGCAAAATTATCAAGATTCAAAAAAAGAAGTTTCACAAATTTCAAAAGAAAAATGGATAGATGAACAATTTGATTATTTCGTTGAAAAGATTGCAGAAGATTTAAATAATGAGAAATATTTTAAACTCACTGATAATGTCAATATTGTTGATTTAGAGGAGGATGCATTTTTATATATTGGTGCAAATTGGAAAGGTTACGAACATAGAATGCTCTTTAAGGATATAAAGAAAGCTTACTTTGATGGTAACTCTATCCGAAAAGATTTATCCCAAAATATGAATATTTCAGGATCTGCAAGACAACATGCTACTTATTATGTATTAATTCTACAAGCATTTTTAAAATTTATAAAAGATAAAACCATACCAGAAATTGATACTTTGAAAGTTGTAGAGAAGCCTTACATCCTTATCATAGACGAAATTAACCGTGCTAATCTTTCCTCGGTTTTGGGCGAATTAATATATGCTCTGGAATATCGAGGCAAGACAGTAGATTCTATGTATGCAGTGGAAGATTCTACACTTCAAAACAAAAATCAAATTATCCTTCCTCCAAATTTATACATTATAGGAACGATGAATAAGGCAGATAGATCTGTTGGACATATTGATTATGCGATTAGAAGAAGATTCGCCTTTGTAGATGTTTTGCCAAAGAAATTAGCAGATGAGAAAATTATTTTTAAGGATGATATTTTCAAGATAGTTAGCGAATTATTTATCAAAAATTATGATCAATACATAAGTGATGAAATGGTAGATTTAATACCAGCTGATACACTGTTTTCAGATTTTAAACCTCAAGATGTTTGGTTAGGTCATTCTTATTTTATTCAGAAAAAGGATAAGAATGATAAGGGTGAAGAAATTTTGATTCCGGAAAAATTTTCAACCAGAATTCAATATGAAATAATTCCTATTTTAGAAGAATATATCAAAGATGGAATTTTAAAAGAATCAGCAAGAGAGGTTATCAAAACATTAAAAGCAAATGCCGAAAGTGCTTAA
- a CDS encoding helix-turn-helix domain-containing protein: MLFVPLSKTQKKLVDNIRKRRLQMNLTQEGLAERSGVPLPTLRKFEQKGLISLDSFLKLLSVVGGLEEMVDALKPKENNFKSIDDVLKSEEKSIKKRGNRK; encoded by the coding sequence ATGTTATTTGTTCCTTTGTCAAAAACTCAAAAAAAATTAGTTGATAATATCCGGAAAAGACGATTGCAAATGAATCTGACACAGGAAGGTTTGGCCGAAAGATCGGGTGTTCCTTTACCAACTCTCAGAAAATTTGAACAAAAAGGCTTGATCTCATTAGATTCATTTTTAAAATTGCTTTCTGTTGTTGGTGGTTTAGAAGAAATGGTTGATGCTTTAAAACCGAAAGAAAACAATTTTAAATCTATTGATGATGTATTAAAATCAGAGGAAAAGTCTATTAAAAAACGAGGAAATAGAAAATGA
- a CDS encoding phosphatase PAP2 family protein, with translation MFTKSFLPILLFAFLGFHKTFAQDSLMQNAVQDSANISKLDIEDKTHQFSYKKLIVPASFISYGLASLSIKELKQLNSSTKDEIKEHQPDHIRLDNYTQFVPAAMVYGLNAFGVEGKHNFRDRSIIYGTSMLITSAITVPLKHVTKEERPDGSNHLSFPSGHTAVAFASAQFMFREYKDTNFLLGISGYSFAVFTGVYRMLNDKHWFGDVFAGAGFGILSTELAYWLYPKINNLLGGKKEKSQVMIMPYYQKGNAGIGLIKNF, from the coding sequence ATGTTTACGAAAAGTTTCCTTCCCATTTTACTATTTGCATTTTTAGGATTTCACAAAACGTTTGCACAAGACAGTTTGATGCAGAATGCAGTTCAGGATAGTGCAAATATTTCAAAACTTGATATTGAAGATAAAACGCATCAATTCAGCTATAAAAAACTGATTGTTCCGGCTTCGTTTATTTCTTATGGTTTGGCAAGTTTAAGCATCAAAGAACTCAAACAGCTGAATTCTTCTACAAAAGACGAAATTAAAGAGCATCAACCCGATCACATCAGACTCGATAATTATACTCAGTTTGTACCTGCTGCAATGGTTTATGGCTTAAATGCTTTTGGAGTGGAAGGCAAACATAATTTCAGAGATCGAAGTATTATTTACGGAACTTCGATGTTGATTACTTCAGCAATTACAGTTCCGCTAAAACATGTAACCAAGGAAGAAAGACCGGATGGATCAAATCATCTGTCTTTTCCTTCTGGCCATACTGCGGTTGCTTTTGCATCAGCGCAGTTTATGTTCAGAGAATATAAAGACACCAATTTTCTGTTGGGAATTTCGGGGTATTCATTTGCTGTTTTTACCGGAGTTTACAGAATGCTGAATGATAAACATTGGTTTGGTGATGTATTTGCAGGTGCGGGTTTTGGAATTTTATCGACCGAACTTGCGTATTGGTTATACCCAAAAATCAATAATCTTTTAGGAGGAAAAAAGGAAAAATCACAAGTGATGATTATGCCTTATTATCAAAAAGGAAATGCCGGAATTGGTCTTATTAAAAATTTCTAA
- a CDS encoding sulfite exporter TauE/SafE family protein: MIFNIALLFFGTILAFWISAICGGGASLILIPVLNLLIPSSVVPFSLTIGTFTSSVSRIAVFKKHIKWQIFFWFVPFSIPSVLLGAWLIKYINPNYLQFIVAFFLILNLSELFKSKKKEIQEQKAYPKFILIIIGFCAGLVSGITGAIGLLFNRFYLRFGLTKEEIVATRAINEVFLHFIKLIIYISLGLYSKTALWLGLTIAVATVISSFTVKYILPYLSEFLFKKIGYGAMVFSGFLLLIGTSEKIIQQDKISISAAQQESVISWRNTDFVIEFAFDDVFEVERPIKSDELPDHIKPKYNSLLGEYDKIYLEKVYSFGKKHAYEFYCYQDNKLAKKLEYE; encoded by the coding sequence ATGATATTCAATATAGCACTTTTGTTTTTTGGAACTATTCTCGCATTTTGGATAAGCGCAATCTGTGGCGGTGGCGCAAGTCTGATTTTGATTCCTGTTCTCAATCTGTTAATTCCGAGTTCTGTAGTTCCTTTTTCTTTAACGATCGGAACTTTTACAAGCTCTGTATCTCGAATTGCCGTTTTCAAAAAACACATTAAATGGCAGATTTTCTTTTGGTTTGTGCCTTTTTCCATCCCTTCGGTTTTATTGGGAGCTTGGCTGATTAAATACATTAATCCTAATTATTTGCAGTTTATTGTCGCTTTTTTTCTGATTTTAAATCTTTCCGAATTGTTTAAATCAAAGAAAAAAGAAATTCAGGAACAGAAAGCCTACCCGAAATTTATATTAATAATCATCGGGTTTTGTGCAGGTTTGGTTTCAGGAATTACGGGCGCAATAGGATTGCTTTTTAATCGATTTTATTTACGTTTCGGACTTACGAAAGAAGAAATTGTTGCTACAAGAGCCATTAATGAAGTTTTTCTGCATTTTATAAAACTCATTATTTATATTTCTCTCGGTTTATATTCTAAAACAGCATTATGGTTAGGTTTAACGATTGCAGTGGCAACGGTGATTTCTTCATTTACAGTGAAGTATATTCTGCCTTACCTCAGCGAATTTCTTTTTAAAAAAATTGGGTATGGAGCGATGGTTTTTTCAGGATTTCTATTGTTGATAGGAACTTCCGAAAAAATAATTCAGCAGGACAAAATTTCTATTTCCGCTGCTCAGCAAGAATCTGTAATCTCATGGAGAAATACCGATTTTGTAATAGAATTTGCTTTCGATGATGTCTTTGAAGTTGAAAGACCTATAAAATCTGACGAATTGCCGGATCATATAAAACCAAAATACAATTCTTTACTCGGGGAATATGATAAAATTTATCTTGAAAAAGTGTACTCATTCGGTAAGAAACATGCGTACGAATTTTATTGTTATCAGGATAATAAGTTGGCTAAAAAGCTGGAGTATGAATAG
- a CDS encoding helix-turn-helix domain-containing protein — MGNSLKKKRKEKKLTQQQVAKLAGNIDRSKISDIENGKEIFCFQHS; from the coding sequence ATAGGTAATTCTTTAAAGAAAAAAAGGAAAGAAAAGAAGTTAACACAACAACAAGTTGCCAAATTAGCAGGCAATATTGACCGTTCAAAAATCAGTGATATAGAAAACGGAAAAGAGATTTTCTGTTTTCAACACTCTTAA
- a CDS encoding 5-methylcytosine restriction system specificity protein McrC, translating to MLKISEHIEFYERKDHLFLFEVINEWESYFNQPILDDCIAIDEENNYVSISLNLDQNQQEIQKKYSCNINSSYYIGLDRFPKMGLSVYIEPKMNTKEIKLDYVKILLESLQEPKNFDHLDGLLTTKFDEEWIEIENTLQPLLTPFLIAQFLSVVKDLVRKGLRKSYYDKVENLNSRIRGKVLVGEQIKKNILKNQITKTVCKYQEFGIDTEVNQFINYVLTKVLGHLELYSKNSELHRNLTELLNYCTGGFYQVSPKIFRNLKYQEKNPFYKNYNKAVQLGNQILALTDHNIAKSLDTDKSLHPPFWIDMSKLFELYVFKKLRERFPYEGEVKYHQKYNRHEPDFILNTNCGLKAIVDAKYKPRYKSGNPSMEDARQLAGYTRLNSIYKELGISKDIIIPAYFIYPAELSTEQLETNYSEYFTNEGSVEVAQVLDWKIRTSSIYNKMYLQEIRLVNN from the coding sequence GTGCTTAAAATTTCAGAACATATTGAGTTTTATGAACGAAAAGACCATTTATTTCTTTTCGAGGTAATTAATGAATGGGAATCTTATTTCAATCAACCAATATTAGATGATTGTATTGCAATTGATGAAGAGAATAACTATGTTTCTATATCACTGAATCTAGATCAAAACCAACAAGAAATACAAAAAAAGTACTCTTGTAATATAAATTCATCCTACTATATTGGTTTGGATAGGTTTCCGAAAATGGGTTTAAGTGTTTACATAGAACCTAAAATGAATACCAAAGAAATAAAATTAGATTATGTGAAAATTCTTTTAGAATCATTACAAGAGCCTAAAAATTTTGATCATTTGGATGGATTATTAACAACCAAGTTCGATGAAGAATGGATAGAAATTGAGAATACTTTGCAACCTTTATTAACACCTTTTCTCATTGCTCAATTTTTATCTGTGGTAAAAGACTTAGTTAGAAAAGGACTAAGAAAATCATATTACGATAAAGTAGAAAATTTAAACAGTAGAATTCGAGGGAAAGTATTGGTTGGTGAACAAATAAAGAAAAACATTTTAAAAAATCAGATTACAAAGACCGTTTGTAAATATCAAGAATTTGGAATTGACACAGAGGTTAATCAGTTTATAAATTATGTTTTAACTAAAGTTTTGGGGCATTTAGAATTGTATTCTAAAAATTCCGAACTACACAGAAATCTAACAGAATTATTAAATTATTGTACAGGTGGTTTTTATCAAGTTAGCCCGAAAATATTTAGGAATCTGAAGTATCAGGAAAAAAATCCTTTTTATAAAAACTATAATAAAGCAGTTCAATTGGGCAATCAGATATTGGCATTAACCGATCATAATATCGCAAAAAGTCTAGACACAGACAAATCATTACATCCACCTTTTTGGATCGATATGAGCAAACTTTTTGAGTTATATGTTTTCAAAAAACTACGAGAACGTTTTCCATATGAGGGAGAGGTTAAATACCACCAGAAATACAATAGACATGAGCCAGATTTTATTTTAAATACTAACTGCGGTTTAAAAGCGATTGTTGATGCAAAATATAAACCCCGTTACAAGAGCGGAAATCCATCTATGGAAGATGCCAGACAATTGGCAGGATATACAAGATTAAATAGCATTTACAAAGAATTGGGTATTTCTAAAGACATAATTATTCCAGCATATTTCATTTATCCTGCCGAATTAAGCACTGAACAACTTGAAACAAATTATAGTGAATATTTTACCAATGAAGGATCAGTAGAAGTTGCGCAGGTTTTAGATTGGAAAATTAGAACATCTTCAATTTATAATAAAATGTATTTGCAAGAGATTAGATTAGTAAATAACTAA